One Corynebacterium uterequi DNA segment encodes these proteins:
- a CDS encoding glycine--tRNA ligase, whose product MAASVIDTVVNLCKRRGLVYPAGEIYGGTRSAWDYGPLGVELKENIKRQWWRHMVTSRQDVVGVDTSVIQPRQVWISSGHVEVFTDPLVESLHTHKRYRADHLIEAYEEKHGHPPANGLADIPDPETGQPGNWTEPKAFSGLMKTYLGPVDDEEGLHYLRPETAQGIFVNFKNVMTSARMKPPFGIANIGKSFRNEITPGNFIFRTREFEQMEMEFFVKPGEDEQWHQYWIDNRFQWYVDLGINPDNLRLYEHPKEKLSHYSKRTVDVEYAFGFAGSTWGELEGVANRTDYDLRVHAEGSGEDLSYYDQVADERWTPFCIEPAAGLGRAMMAFLIDAYTEDEAPNAKGGVDKRVVLKLDRRLAPIKVAVLPLSKKPELAEPAQELAQKLRAFWNVDFDTSGAIGRRYRRQDEVGTPFCVTFDFDTLEDNAVTVRERDTMEQERVSIDELETYLAQRLIGC is encoded by the coding sequence ATGGCTGCGTCCGTTATTGATACCGTCGTAAACCTCTGCAAGCGCCGAGGCCTGGTATACCCTGCCGGGGAGATCTACGGCGGAACCCGCTCTGCCTGGGACTATGGCCCGCTGGGGGTGGAACTCAAGGAGAACATCAAGCGCCAGTGGTGGCGCCACATGGTGACGTCGCGGCAGGACGTCGTCGGCGTTGACACGTCGGTCATCCAGCCCCGCCAGGTGTGGATCAGCTCCGGCCACGTGGAGGTGTTCACAGATCCGCTGGTGGAGTCCCTGCATACTCACAAGCGCTACCGTGCCGACCACCTCATCGAGGCCTATGAAGAGAAGCACGGCCACCCGCCGGCAAATGGTCTAGCCGACATTCCGGATCCGGAAACCGGTCAACCGGGCAACTGGACCGAACCGAAGGCGTTCTCCGGGCTGATGAAGACCTACCTGGGCCCGGTGGACGATGAGGAAGGCCTGCACTACCTGCGGCCTGAGACCGCACAGGGCATCTTCGTCAACTTCAAGAACGTCATGACCTCGGCGCGGATGAAGCCGCCGTTCGGCATCGCCAACATCGGCAAGTCCTTCCGCAATGAGATCACCCCTGGCAACTTCATCTTCCGCACCCGCGAGTTCGAGCAGATGGAGATGGAATTCTTCGTCAAGCCGGGCGAGGACGAGCAGTGGCACCAGTACTGGATCGACAACCGCTTCCAGTGGTACGTGGACCTGGGTATCAACCCGGACAACCTGCGCCTGTACGAGCACCCCAAGGAGAAGCTCTCCCACTACTCGAAGCGCACCGTAGACGTGGAGTACGCCTTCGGCTTCGCGGGTTCCACCTGGGGTGAGCTGGAAGGCGTTGCCAACCGCACCGACTACGACCTGCGTGTTCACGCCGAAGGCTCCGGTGAGGACCTGTCCTACTACGACCAGGTCGCGGACGAGCGGTGGACCCCGTTCTGCATCGAACCGGCCGCCGGTCTGGGGCGCGCGATGATGGCCTTCCTCATCGACGCCTACACCGAGGACGAAGCCCCCAATGCCAAGGGTGGGGTGGATAAGCGCGTCGTGCTCAAGCTGGATCGACGACTCGCACCGATCAAGGTGGCCGTGCTGCCGCTGTCGAAGAAGCCCGAGCTTGCCGAACCGGCCCAGGAACTGGCCCAGAAGCTGCGCGCGTTCTGGAACGTGGACTTCGACACCTCCGGTGCCATTGGCCGGCGCTACCGCCGCCAGGACGAGGTCGGCACCCCGTTCTGCGTGACCTTCGACTTCGATACTCTCGAAGACAATGCGGTGACCGTCCGTGAGCGAGACACGATGGAGCAGGAGCGCGTCAGCATCGACGAGCTGGAAACGTACCTGGCCCAGCGACTGATTGGCTGCTAA
- a CDS encoding ArsR/SmtB family transcription factor has product MVFEEAAHEKVRRASRIISALDSPQRLHIVERLAERDHVVHELVEQLGKSQPLVSQHLRVLKKAGIVEPTRRGREVIYRLVAPEVVTIIDLAAVLGTPDSERGSN; this is encoded by the coding sequence ATGGTTTTCGAAGAAGCCGCACATGAGAAGGTCAGACGCGCCTCCAGGATTATCAGCGCCTTAGACTCCCCACAGCGCCTCCACATCGTTGAGCGCCTCGCTGAGCGCGATCATGTGGTTCATGAGTTAGTTGAGCAACTAGGCAAGTCTCAACCCCTGGTCAGTCAGCACCTCCGGGTGCTCAAGAAGGCAGGCATCGTGGAGCCGACCCGCCGCGGTCGCGAGGTGATATATCGCCTCGTGGCCCCCGAGGTCGTGACCATCATCGATCTGGCGGCGGTTTTAGGCACGCCCGACTCCGAACGGGGTAGTAACTGA
- a CDS encoding Fur family transcriptional regulator, with protein sequence MLSHRSAKPKVGVRNTRQRAAVIELLESLDNFKSAKEIHHELERRNAHVGLTTVYRTLQSLAEIDAVDVLHRSSGESLYRACLSDHHHHHLVCTNCGRTEEIDGGPVEAWARQIATQNGFSLTGHDAEVYGVCASCLQGAV encoded by the coding sequence ATGCTGTCCCACCGCTCTGCGAAGCCCAAGGTCGGGGTTCGCAATACGCGCCAGCGCGCCGCCGTCATCGAGTTGTTGGAATCCCTCGACAACTTCAAGTCCGCCAAGGAGATTCATCACGAGCTGGAACGGCGCAACGCCCACGTGGGATTGACGACCGTGTACCGCACGCTGCAGTCCTTGGCGGAGATCGACGCCGTCGACGTCTTGCACCGCAGCTCCGGGGAATCCCTCTATCGTGCCTGCCTCTCCGACCATCACCACCACCACCTGGTGTGCACCAACTGTGGCCGCACCGAAGAAATCGACGGCGGGCCGGTGGAGGCCTGGGCTCGCCAAATCGCGACTCAAAACGGCTTCTCCCTCACCGGGCATGACGCCGAGGTATACGGGGTGTGCGCCAGCTGCCTTCAGGGCGCGGTCTAA
- a CDS encoding VIT1/CCC1 transporter family protein has translation MNPRPEMAPPTKRQISRWRRYLANERAEAAVYRELAHKREGEEREILLRIADAESRHEQYWRDRLGDYVGMPRRPDLSTQVMGFFASHFGSVFALALMQTAETRTPYVDDDDAPATIAADERLHAEVVRALAARGREKMSGGFRAAVFGANDGLVSNVALVLGVMGTGMPTNAILLTGISGLLAGALSMAAGEYVSVRSQGELIQASVPNPNAHRLLGEVDVNANELALVFRARGMSEDEADARAREIFAHQDHLAMQDSLAATSEAEADGGAFTAAASSFAAFGVGAFIPIIPFVVGMHPGPGAVVSLVLVAVTLLVTGGITGVLSGNPPAPRALRQLAIGLGAAGVTYGLGLLFGQVIT, from the coding sequence ATGAACCCCCGGCCCGAGATGGCCCCGCCCACGAAGCGGCAGATTAGCCGCTGGCGTCGTTACCTCGCCAACGAGCGCGCGGAGGCCGCCGTGTACCGGGAGCTCGCGCACAAGCGTGAGGGTGAGGAGCGGGAGATCCTCTTGCGGATCGCCGATGCGGAGTCTCGTCACGAGCAGTACTGGCGGGACCGGCTGGGCGACTATGTGGGCATGCCTCGCAGGCCGGACCTCAGCACCCAAGTGATGGGCTTCTTCGCGAGTCACTTCGGTTCGGTGTTTGCGTTGGCGCTCATGCAGACGGCGGAGACTCGCACCCCGTACGTTGACGATGACGACGCCCCGGCGACGATCGCCGCCGACGAACGTCTCCATGCGGAGGTGGTGCGCGCACTGGCCGCCCGAGGGCGGGAAAAGATGTCTGGCGGATTCCGGGCGGCGGTGTTCGGGGCCAACGATGGCTTGGTCTCCAACGTGGCGTTGGTTCTTGGTGTCATGGGAACAGGCATGCCCACGAACGCCATTCTCCTTACCGGCATTTCTGGGCTTCTGGCCGGCGCCTTGTCCATGGCCGCCGGCGAGTATGTGTCCGTGCGCTCGCAGGGTGAACTCATCCAGGCAAGTGTGCCGAACCCGAATGCCCACCGGTTGCTCGGGGAGGTCGACGTCAATGCCAACGAGCTCGCCTTGGTCTTCCGGGCCCGGGGGATGAGTGAGGACGAGGCCGACGCCCGGGCGCGGGAAATCTTCGCACACCAGGATCACCTGGCCATGCAAGATTCCCTGGCGGCCACCTCCGAGGCTGAGGCCGACGGCGGCGCGTTCACCGCGGCGGCAAGTTCTTTCGCTGCCTTCGGTGTGGGGGCCTTCATCCCCATCATCCCGTTCGTGGTGGGGATGCATCCGGGCCCGGGGGCGGTGGTGTCGCTCGTGCTCGTGGCTGTGACGCTGTTGGTCACCGGGGGCATCACCGGCGTGTTGTCGGGCAATCCGCCGGCACCGCGGGCACTGCGCCAGCTGGCTATCGGGCTCGGCGCGGCGGGGGTGACCTACGGTCTGGGCCTGCTGTTTGGGCAGGTCATCACCTAA
- a CDS encoding isoprenyl transferase produces the protein MTDPNSLSAVLNPPAIPSEFLPRHIALVMDGNGRWATEKGLKRTEGHKRGEKVLMDAVDACLALGVPYLSAYAFSTENWRRSADEVRFLMGFNRDVLRRQRDVLHAKGVRVVWAGRRPRLWRSVIRELEEAEQLTKDNTRMTLVMCVNYGGRAELLDAMRAMADAVARGELAPGDITEASVAQWLYDPDMPDVDLFLRPSGEKRTSNFLLWQSAYAEMVYQDVLFPDFTPQHLFDAVTEYARRDRRFGGVR, from the coding sequence GTGACTGACCCAAATTCGCTTTCCGCAGTGCTGAATCCGCCGGCCATCCCGTCGGAGTTCTTGCCTCGACACATTGCCCTGGTCATGGATGGAAACGGCCGTTGGGCCACCGAGAAGGGGCTGAAGAGAACCGAAGGGCACAAGCGGGGCGAAAAGGTGCTCATGGATGCCGTCGACGCCTGCTTGGCCTTGGGTGTTCCGTACCTGTCCGCGTATGCCTTTTCCACCGAGAACTGGCGCCGATCCGCCGATGAGGTCCGCTTCCTCATGGGTTTCAACCGCGACGTCCTGCGTCGCCAGCGCGACGTCCTGCACGCCAAGGGAGTGCGCGTCGTGTGGGCGGGTCGACGCCCGCGGCTGTGGCGAAGCGTCATCCGGGAGCTGGAGGAGGCCGAGCAGCTGACGAAGGACAACACTCGGATGACGCTGGTCATGTGCGTGAACTACGGCGGGCGAGCGGAGCTGCTCGACGCGATGCGGGCCATGGCGGACGCGGTCGCCCGCGGTGAGCTCGCTCCTGGAGATATCACCGAGGCCAGTGTTGCGCAGTGGTTGTATGACCCGGACATGCCGGACGTCGACCTGTTCCTGCGCCCGTCGGGGGAGAAGCGCACGTCGAACTTCCTGTTGTGGCAGTCCGCTTACGCGGAGATGGTCTACCAGGACGTTCTTTTCCCGGACTTCACCCCGCAGCACCTCTTCGATGCGGTGACCGAATACGCCCGCCGTGACCGTCGTTTCGGGGGTGTGCGCTAG
- the recO gene encoding DNA repair protein RecO encodes MARAASYRDQALVIRTHDFGEADRIVVLLTREHEVVRAVAKGVRKTNSRFGSRLQPFVHLDVSLYPGKNLATIAAADTLAYLGAGIIEDWDRYAAACVVLETAERLAGYGGDDAALFDAAVTALHRLGESPLSTAVLDGFLLQSMRAAGWAPQLFSCAVCGCAGPHHAFHPAVGGAVCVNCRPSGSSEIPEEVLHLMWLLDGGYADAAAALIGSEGTSLLDTAHRLITRHLQWYVEAGIRSLKVMEQH; translated from the coding sequence ATGGCGCGGGCGGCGTCCTATCGCGATCAGGCGCTGGTCATCCGTACCCACGACTTCGGAGAAGCCGACCGCATCGTCGTGCTGCTCACCCGGGAGCACGAGGTGGTGCGCGCCGTGGCGAAAGGGGTGCGCAAGACGAATTCCCGCTTCGGTTCCCGACTGCAGCCGTTCGTGCACCTCGACGTCAGCCTGTACCCGGGCAAGAACCTCGCCACCATCGCCGCCGCGGATACGCTTGCGTACCTCGGCGCGGGAATTATCGAGGACTGGGACCGCTACGCTGCCGCCTGCGTGGTGCTGGAGACCGCCGAACGGCTGGCCGGCTACGGCGGAGACGACGCCGCGCTCTTCGACGCCGCCGTCACCGCGTTGCACCGGCTGGGGGAGTCCCCACTGTCCACGGCGGTGCTTGACGGCTTTCTTTTGCAATCGATGCGAGCCGCAGGCTGGGCGCCGCAGTTGTTTAGCTGCGCCGTCTGTGGATGCGCCGGTCCGCATCACGCGTTCCACCCGGCTGTAGGAGGAGCGGTGTGTGTTAACTGCCGGCCTTCGGGTAGCTCCGAGATCCCGGAGGAAGTACTCCACCTCATGTGGTTGCTCGACGGGGGCTATGCCGACGCCGCCGCAGCCCTCATCGGGAGCGAGGGCACGAGCCTGCTTGACACCGCGCACCGCCTGATCACTCGGCACCTGCAGTGGTACGTGGAGGCGGGGATCCGGTCGCTGAAGGTCATGGAACAGCACTGA
- the era gene encoding GTPase Era: MHSFSDTPAGFRSGFVSFVGRPNTGKSTLTNALVGQKIAITADQPETTRHPIRGLIHRPDAQVVVVDTPGLHRPRTLLGERLNEIVKDTYADVDVIGLTIPADEKIGPGDRWILDNVREVAPKTTIIGIVTKVDKVSRDEVAAQLVALYDLLGGDEANAEVIPVSATAGEQVDVLADVLVKHLPEGPKYYPDDHLTDDDIETRIAELIREAALSGLRDELPHSVAVEIDEMFDDPEGRDRLNIYAILYLERPGQQRIIEGPEGRRLQSIVQRSRKQIIELLDRNVYLDLRIKVLKNWQSDPKQLGRLGF, encoded by the coding sequence ATGCACAGCTTCTCTGATACGCCGGCCGGCTTCCGCTCCGGCTTCGTCAGCTTCGTCGGCCGCCCCAACACCGGCAAGTCGACGCTGACGAACGCGCTCGTGGGCCAGAAGATTGCCATCACCGCCGACCAGCCGGAGACCACCCGCCACCCCATCCGGGGGTTGATTCACCGCCCCGACGCGCAGGTCGTCGTTGTCGATACCCCTGGCCTGCACCGACCGCGCACCCTGCTCGGTGAGCGGCTCAATGAGATCGTCAAGGACACTTACGCCGATGTGGACGTCATCGGGCTGACCATCCCAGCCGACGAGAAGATCGGCCCCGGCGACCGGTGGATCCTCGACAACGTCCGCGAGGTGGCGCCGAAGACGACCATCATCGGAATTGTGACGAAGGTGGATAAAGTGTCCCGCGACGAGGTCGCGGCCCAGCTCGTGGCACTCTACGACCTGCTCGGCGGCGACGAGGCGAACGCTGAGGTCATCCCCGTCTCCGCAACCGCTGGTGAGCAGGTCGACGTCCTCGCCGACGTGCTCGTCAAGCACCTACCGGAAGGGCCGAAGTACTACCCGGACGATCACTTAACCGACGATGACATCGAGACCCGCATCGCCGAGCTCATCCGCGAGGCCGCGCTGTCCGGCCTGCGCGACGAGCTGCCGCACTCCGTGGCCGTGGAGATTGACGAGATGTTCGACGACCCCGAGGGCCGCGACCGCCTCAACATCTACGCCATCTTGTACCTGGAACGCCCGGGGCAGCAGCGCATCATCGAAGGCCCGGAGGGCCGACGGCTGCAATCCATCGTCCAGCGCTCCCGCAAGCAGATCATCGAGCTGCTTGACCGCAACGTATACCTGGACCTGCGGATCAAGGTGCTCAAGAACTGGCAATCCGACCCCAAGCAGCTCGGTCGGCTGGGCTTCTAG
- the pdxY gene encoding pyridoxal kinase PdxY, producing the protein MKSIVSIQSHVTYGHVGNSAAVFPLQRLGHEVWPIHTVAFSNHTGYGTWRGPMLPAADVTAVVEGMDTLEILPRVDAIISGYQGGPDIAGAIVDAVALIKERNPKAIYSCDPVMGNAKSGCFVSDAIPPLLRDKVVPVADVITPNQFELGYLTQREATDLESTIAAAHAAREMGPETVLVTSVTRPDAEPNTIEMLAVNSQGVWIVTTPYLPFKRNGSGDVTAALFVGHLLETEDASAALGKTAASVFDLLAATYEADTRELELIAAQDCFVNPAHTFEVRRVD; encoded by the coding sequence ATGAAGAGCATCGTCTCCATTCAGTCTCACGTCACCTACGGCCACGTCGGGAACTCCGCCGCGGTGTTCCCGCTGCAACGCCTCGGCCACGAAGTGTGGCCTATCCACACGGTGGCATTCTCCAACCACACGGGGTACGGCACCTGGCGCGGCCCGATGCTCCCGGCTGCGGACGTCACCGCTGTCGTCGAGGGCATGGACACCCTGGAGATTCTGCCCCGGGTCGACGCCATCATCTCCGGCTACCAGGGCGGCCCGGACATCGCCGGGGCCATCGTCGACGCCGTCGCGCTCATCAAGGAGCGCAACCCCAAGGCCATCTACTCGTGTGACCCGGTCATGGGCAACGCCAAGAGCGGCTGCTTCGTCTCCGACGCCATCCCGCCGCTGCTGCGCGACAAGGTCGTGCCGGTGGCCGACGTCATCACCCCGAACCAGTTCGAGCTCGGCTACCTTACCCAGCGGGAAGCAACGGACCTAGAAAGCACCATCGCCGCCGCGCACGCCGCCCGCGAGATGGGTCCGGAGACGGTGCTGGTCACCAGCGTCACCCGTCCTGATGCCGAGCCGAACACCATCGAAATGCTCGCCGTCAACAGCCAGGGCGTGTGGATCGTCACCACCCCCTACCTGCCGTTCAAGCGCAACGGCTCCGGCGATGTCACGGCGGCCCTGTTCGTCGGGCACCTGCTGGAGACCGAAGACGCCTCGGCGGCGTTGGGTAAGACGGCGGCCAGCGTCTTCGATCTGCTGGCGGCCACCTACGAGGCAGACACCCGGGAGCTGGAGCTCATCGCCGCCCAGGACTGCTTCGTCAATCCGGCCCACACCTTCGAGGTCCGCCGCGTCGACTAG
- a CDS encoding NAD-dependent protein deacylase yields MTCADNIRQLATWIAHSSETVFFGGAGVSTESGIPDFRSAAGLYAQQHDGSLPPEYLLSHECLVNYPEQFYDFHRTKLLHPQARPNPAHLALAELESRGRLRSVITQNIDGLHQLAGSRTVRELHGSVHHYTCVGCHQPYGLTQLPSVPVVPACPECGEMIRPDVVLYGEALDDAVVAAAVADIQAAEVLIVGGTSLNVYPAAGLLRYFRGTKLVLINLEGTPFDAAADLVIRDRIGAVFGEVMSLVNK; encoded by the coding sequence GTGACCTGCGCCGACAATATCCGCCAGCTTGCGACGTGGATAGCTCATTCCTCGGAGACCGTGTTCTTCGGCGGAGCCGGGGTCTCCACCGAGTCCGGCATCCCGGACTTCCGCTCCGCCGCGGGCCTCTACGCCCAACAACACGACGGCTCGTTGCCGCCCGAGTACCTCCTCAGCCACGAGTGCCTCGTCAACTACCCCGAGCAGTTCTACGATTTTCACCGCACGAAGCTGCTGCATCCTCAGGCCCGCCCCAACCCGGCACATCTGGCCCTGGCCGAGCTCGAATCCCGTGGCCGACTCCGTAGCGTCATCACCCAAAACATCGATGGCCTGCATCAACTCGCCGGGTCTCGCACCGTCCGCGAGCTCCACGGCTCGGTGCACCACTACACGTGCGTCGGCTGCCACCAGCCATACGGGCTGACGCAGTTGCCGTCGGTACCGGTGGTACCGGCGTGTCCCGAGTGCGGGGAGATGATCCGGCCCGACGTCGTACTTTATGGCGAAGCGCTCGACGACGCCGTGGTGGCTGCGGCCGTCGCCGATATCCAGGCGGCGGAGGTGCTCATCGTCGGCGGCACATCGCTCAACGTTTACCCGGCAGCCGGGCTGCTGCGCTACTTCCGGGGAACAAAGCTGGTGCTCATTAACTTGGAGGGCACCCCCTTCGACGCGGCGGCTGACCTCGTCATTCGGGATCGGATCGGTGCGGTATTCGGTGAGGTCATGAGTCTAGTGAATAAATAA
- the ybeY gene encoding rRNA maturation RNase YbeY: MSIEVFNESGVDGVNEEMLISVASFALQEMDIHPDAELTITCVDEPTIADLHVRWLDLEGPTDVMSFPMDEYGYAGGGRPDGASPGPSMLGDIVLCPDFAARQAQAAGHGLSHELALLTVHGCLHLLGYDHAIPAEEREMFALQNELLADWYDDVLARGLSFPPKPSGPSAFPSAADREALDREVPGGGIPALGEPRPRLED, encoded by the coding sequence GTGAGCATCGAAGTCTTCAACGAGTCCGGAGTCGATGGGGTCAACGAGGAGATGCTTATCTCCGTAGCGTCCTTCGCCCTACAGGAGATGGACATACACCCCGACGCGGAGCTCACCATCACCTGCGTGGACGAACCGACCATCGCCGACCTGCACGTTCGGTGGCTGGACCTGGAAGGCCCCACGGACGTCATGAGCTTCCCCATGGACGAGTACGGCTACGCCGGCGGAGGCCGTCCCGACGGTGCTAGCCCGGGACCGTCGATGCTGGGCGACATCGTGCTGTGCCCCGACTTCGCGGCCCGCCAGGCCCAGGCCGCCGGCCACGGGCTCAGCCACGAGCTGGCGTTGCTCACCGTTCACGGCTGCCTTCACCTGTTGGGCTACGACCACGCCATTCCCGCCGAAGAGCGGGAGATGTTCGCGCTGCAAAATGAGTTGCTGGCGGACTGGTATGACGACGTCCTCGCCCGCGGCCTGTCCTTCCCACCGAAGCCGTCGGGACCGTCGGCGTTCCCGTCGGCGGCGGACCGGGAGGCGCTCGACCGTGAGGTTCCCGGAGGAGGGATCCCGGCGCTGGGCGAGCCGCGCCCCCGCTTGGAGGACTAG
- a CDS encoding PhoH family protein, with amino-acid sequence MAAQTDIVTTAVELDSRYATTILGVHDRNLQVLDNLIDADFHARGNHVTLTGPAPEVARARRVLDELESIARRGHSVSPESVKHALNIVAIDAPQSVADVLGSDIVSRRGKAVRPKTLGQKRYVDAIDDNTIVFGIGPAGSGKTYLAVAKAVQALQAKQVSRIILTRPAVEAGEKLGFLPGTLGDKIDPYLRPLYDALRDMLDPEMIPKLMEAGVIEVAPLAYMRGRTLSDSFVILDEAQNTTPEQMKMFLTRLGFGSTIVVTGDVSQVDLPRGQRSGLRVVRSILSGIPDIEFCDLHSSDVVRHQLVGRIVDAYDSFDQRQEARRS; translated from the coding sequence GTGGCTGCCCAGACCGACATAGTCACCACCGCCGTTGAGCTGGATTCCCGCTATGCGACCACGATTCTCGGGGTGCACGACCGCAACCTGCAGGTGCTCGACAACCTCATCGACGCCGACTTTCACGCCCGCGGCAACCACGTGACCCTCACCGGCCCGGCACCGGAGGTGGCCCGCGCCCGTCGGGTGCTCGACGAGCTGGAGTCCATCGCCCGCCGTGGGCACAGCGTCTCCCCGGAGTCGGTGAAGCACGCGCTCAACATCGTCGCCATCGACGCTCCCCAGTCAGTCGCCGATGTCCTCGGCTCCGACATCGTCTCCCGCCGCGGCAAGGCCGTGCGCCCGAAGACCCTGGGGCAGAAGCGCTACGTGGACGCCATCGACGACAACACCATCGTCTTCGGCATCGGTCCTGCCGGCAGCGGCAAGACGTACTTGGCGGTGGCGAAGGCAGTGCAGGCGCTCCAGGCGAAGCAGGTTAGCCGAATCATCCTCACCCGCCCGGCCGTGGAGGCTGGTGAGAAGCTCGGCTTCCTGCCCGGCACGCTGGGTGACAAGATCGATCCCTACCTGCGGCCGCTCTACGACGCTCTGCGCGACATGTTGGATCCGGAAATGATCCCGAAGCTCATGGAAGCCGGCGTTATTGAGGTCGCCCCGCTGGCGTACATGCGCGGGCGCACGCTCAGCGACTCGTTCGTCATCCTCGACGAGGCCCAGAACACGACCCCGGAACAGATGAAAATGTTCCTCACGCGCCTGGGCTTCGGGTCGACGATCGTCGTTACCGGCGACGTTTCCCAGGTGGATCTGCCCCGCGGGCAGCGTTCCGGGCTGCGCGTGGTGCGTAGCATCCTCTCCGGAATCCCCGACATCGAGTTTTGTGATCTGCACTCCTCGGACGTGGTGCGCCACCAGCTGGTCGGGCGCATCGTGGACGCCTATGACAGCTTTGACCAGCGGCAGGAGGCGAGGCGTTCGTGA
- a CDS encoding 16S rRNA (uracil(1498)-N(3))-methyltransferase, with protein sequence MSLPVFIADDLSAETVALSGSEGRHAVTVKRIGVGERIKLVDGRGGWVSGEVVAVEGKDTLAVRVDARGEDPQPRPRVTVIQAIPKSERAELAVDLATQGGADAIIAWQSQRTIAKWGAKADKQLGKWRDAAAAAAKQSRRSRIPDVSGPLTTKQVAQLIATRPAYVLHEDAERSMKDVDLDVDELFVLVGPEGGIGDEELALLGATPIVLGPQVYRTASAALVALSAIGTLTSRW encoded by the coding sequence ATGAGCCTGCCGGTGTTCATCGCCGATGACCTTTCGGCGGAGACGGTGGCCCTCTCCGGATCCGAGGGGCGCCACGCCGTCACCGTCAAGCGCATCGGCGTCGGCGAGCGAATCAAGCTCGTCGACGGCCGCGGCGGCTGGGTGTCCGGGGAGGTCGTCGCCGTCGAGGGCAAGGACACGCTCGCCGTGCGGGTCGACGCCCGCGGCGAGGACCCGCAGCCGCGCCCGCGGGTGACAGTTATCCAGGCCATCCCCAAGTCGGAACGCGCAGAGCTCGCCGTCGACCTCGCCACCCAGGGCGGCGCCGACGCCATCATCGCCTGGCAGTCCCAGCGCACCATAGCGAAGTGGGGGGCCAAGGCGGACAAGCAGCTGGGTAAGTGGCGCGACGCCGCAGCGGCCGCAGCGAAGCAGTCGCGGCGCAGCCGGATCCCCGACGTGTCCGGCCCGCTGACCACCAAGCAGGTCGCCCAGCTCATCGCGACCCGCCCGGCGTATGTCCTGCACGAGGACGCCGAGCGGTCGATGAAAGACGTGGACCTAGACGTTGACGAGCTCTTTGTCCTCGTGGGTCCGGAAGGTGGTATCGGCGACGAGGAACTCGCGTTGCTTGGCGCCACCCCCATCGTCCTCGGCCCCCAGGTGTATCGGACCGCGTCGGCGGCACTGGTTGCCTTGTCGGCCATCGGCACGCTGACCTCTCGCTGGTAG